One Glycine max cultivar Williams 82 chromosome 4, Glycine_max_v4.0, whole genome shotgun sequence DNA segment encodes these proteins:
- the LOC100798323 gene encoding uncharacterized protein, whose amino-acid sequence MLSYRPLPFCFLLTIFLSTSCLLSHQASGTENEGKDVVGLSRLYVFAAAPFESSPLPLAAERTRRKDPLDGFNKYIYGWNITSSDYWASVAYTAVPLFSIAAVWFLGFGLCLLIIGVCYFCRKREPYGYSPTCYALSLILLILFTFTALIGCAVLYIGQGSFHHSMTNTLQYVVHQADSTVDKLRNVSDYLAQAKQVGIDRVFLPTNVQTDIDQAETDINNSASILADKTKENSDNIHDLLDSATLALIIIAAVMLVLTFLGFLFSIFGIQLLVYILVIAGWVLVTGTLVLCGLFLVLHNVTADSCVAVNEWIQYPTAHTAMDDILPCVDNATAQETLSRSKEVTSELVNLVNQVITNVSNLNFAPNFTPLYYNQSGPLMPLLCNPFHPDMTDRQCDAGEVTLSNATQVYGNFVCRVSPSEICMTQGRLTPTFYNQISAGINVGNSLYNYAPSLIELQDCTFVRETLSDISKDHCPDLRRHSRWIYIGLVMVSFAVMFSLIFWIVYGRERRHRLHRKESKDLIPAHAPAPGHALALVQIPEG is encoded by the exons ATGTTAAGTTACAGACCACTTCCTTTTTGTTTCCTGCTCACAATTTTCTTGTCCACTTCCTGTCTGTTGTCACACCAAGCTTCAG gGACAGAAAATGAGGGAAAGGATGTAGTAGGCCTTTCTCGGTTGTATGTATTTGCTGCTGCACCGTTTGAGAGCTCGCCCCTTCCCTTAGCTGCTGAGAGAACACGAAGAAAAGACCCCCTTGATGGCTTCAATAAGTACATTTATGGATGGAATATCACTAGCAGTGATTATTGGGCC TCTGTGGCATATACCGCAGTTCCTTTGTTCAGTATTGCAGCAGTCTGGTTCTTGGGCTTTGGCTTGTGCTTATTGATCATTGGTGTTTGTTACTTCTGTCGTAAAAGAGAGCCATATGGTTATTCACCAACATGCTATGCCCTTTCCCTTATTCTCCTGATATTATTCACATTTACAGCATT GATTGGATGTGCAGTTCTCTACATTGGCCAAGGAAGTTTTCATCATAGCATGACAAATACATTGCAGTATGTGGTGCATCAAGCTGATTCTACTGTGGATAAGCTTAGAAATGTGTCAGATTATCTTGCTCAAGCTAAGCAGGTTGGAATCGATCGAGTTTTTCTCCCCACAAATGTTCAAACTGATATTGATCAGGCAGAAACAGATATCAATAACTCTGCTAGCATCCTTGCTGATAAGACAAAGGAGAACTCAGACAACATACATGATCTCTTAGATTCTGC GACGCTGGCTCTTATCATAATAGCTGCTGTTATGCTAGTCTTGACATTTCTTGGATTTT TATTCTCAATATTTGGCATACAGCTCCTTGTCTATAT CTTGGTAATCGCAGGATGGGTCCTTGTTACTGGCACCCTTGTATTATGTGGCTTGTTCCTTGTTCTCCATAA TGTGACAGCAGATAGTTGTGTAGCTGTGAATGAATGGATCCAGTATCCGACTGCACATACGGCTATGGACGATATTCTGCCCTGTGTGGACAATGCCACTGCACAAGAAACATTGTCACGAAGCAAAGAAGTAACTTCTGAACTAGTCAATTTGGTCAACCAGGTTATCACCAATGTCTCCAACTTAAATTTCGCCCCCAATTTCACTCCACTCTACTACAATCAATCTGGTCCCCTCATGCCACTCCTCTGCAATCCCTTCCATCCTGACATGACAGATAGACAATGTGATGCTGGTGAAGTCACCCTAAGCAATGCAACACAG GTGTATGGCAATTTTGTGTGCCGGGTTTCACCATCTGAGATATGCATGACACAGGGGCGTTTGACCCCTACCTTCTATAACCAAATATCTGCTGGAATAAACGTGGGCAACTCCTTGTATAATTACGCTCCCTCCCTGATTGAGCTACAAGATTGCACCTTCGTTCGAGAAACTCTAAGCGACATATCCAAGGACCATTGTCCTGATTTACGGCGTCATAGTAGATGGATCTATATTGGATTGGTAATGGTCTCTTTTGCTGTCATGTTCTCCTTGATCTTCTGGATCGTGTAtgggagagagaggagacaTCGTCTGCATAGAAAAGAGTCAAAGGATTTGATTCCTGCACATGCACCAGCACCAGGACATGCATTAGCATTGGTCCAGATCCCTGAAGGATAA